The window TCCTCGTAGACTGCAATCTCAACCGGAACTTGGTCGCCCATTCGATCCTTCGAAGCGGCGTTAAACTTGGTGACAAAATCGCCGATGTTGATACCAGCCTGGCCGAGTGCGGGACCGACTGGCGGTGCCGGATTGGCTTTGCCTCCAGGAATTACCAATTTGAGTTTTTTAATTATTTTTTTAGCCATATTGATTTAAGTTACAATAACCAAGATACAATAACCAAATGGGGCGCAATAATCAAGTTCCAACCTGCAGACCCTGATTTGGTTATTATGATTTGAAATTTGTTTGGTGTTTGTTTCTTGGTGTTTGGTTATTTTACTAAATTTTCTTAATCTGCAAGAAGTCGAGCTCAACGGGAGTTTCGCGACCAAACATGGAAACCAAGACTTTGACTTTGCCCCTGGCCTCATCAATTTCACTCACCTTACCTTCCAAATCTTTAAATGGACCGTCGGCAATAATAATCGCATCATCAATTGAAAGATCGATGTTGTGCTTAACGACATCAGTATTCATTCGGCGGAACAATTCGTCGACTTCCTTCTTTTCAAGTGGCACAGGATAAACTCCGGAACCGACGAAGCCGGTCACGCGCGGCGTGTTGCGAACAACATACCATGAATCATCGGTGACAATCATATCCACCAGGATGTAGCCGGGATAAATCTTTTCATCTTCCTCGACTCGCTTACCGCCTTTGATTTTAATTTTCTTTTCGGTTGGCACCAAGACATTAAAAATTCGGTCTTCCATACCCAGAGATTCGATACGCTGTTTGAGATTTCTCGCCACTGCATTTTCGTAGCCAGCATAAGTGTGGATGGCGTACCAACTTCTTTCACCTGTTTGTAATTGTTTTGCCATAGATTACTTTTTAATTAATTAACGAATCAAAAGTCTAGCCAGACCGGAAGAAAAGATAAAATCAAAAACACCGAGCAAGATCGCAACCAGCGCGGAAATCGCGATTACCACAATCGTAAAAGTAATAGCCTGCTTTCGGGTCGGCCAGGCCACATGCTTCATTTCACCTCTGGTCTCTTTAATGTAGTTTAGAAATCCCATAAGTTTTAATTATAATTGATTTTAGTTTACCCGCACACGCTTAAGTTTAAAAAACTGCCCCGAGAGGTCAGTACTAAGATATTACTCCTATTCGTCAAAAAAGTCAAATCCAAGAAATTAAATACCGGCAGGAGATTTTGTCCCCTGCCGGTCGTGGCCGCTATACAGCCAAGCTGCCGGGCATTCGGCGAACTGTAAAGCGGACCTGTAGTCTAAACCAAACCAGCCCCGCCGTCAAGCCGGAGGTCAATCATTGCCTCACTTTCGTCTGATTTCGAGGCAAATCTGGGCCAGACCGCACCTTTGGGCTGAACCAGAACCCCCCAGCGAATCAACCGCCGGATAATCTTGTCCAGGGCCGCCATTTGCCATTCATTGCTACCGTCCAGAACAGCGATTGTCCCCGGCTTCAAGTGACAAAAGCGCCGGAGTCTAGCGCCAATCCTGAAAAATTCAACTGGCAATCTTTTTCCGAACCGCTCCTTGTCACCGGCAGAATGGGAACGCTGTTTCAGGCCCCAAGTCTGATTCTTCAGTCGCAAAGTGATGTCCTTGGGGCAAGTATTCAACCAGGTAATTTCGCCCATTTCGGTTATCTCAACAAAAATCAGATTGCGCAATTTCGGCTGACCCTTCGAGATGAACTTTTCACACTTGGCTTCCGTCATAATCCCCTCCGGTTGATGGTTGTGGTCGGTTTTCGAGCCCAAAGCTCGCCTTAAAGAACTATCGGCAGTCTAGCAATACAAAAAGCCGGCTGCAAGGCCGGCTTTTTGATCTACTTTTTCTTGACTAGCGGATCTCGTAAGTAATCATCACATTAGAGGTGATGGTATTTTTCCCAACCGGGACAGAGGGGGCCGACACGACATCGCCACCCATACCCATAGCCTCACTTTTGCTGTAGTAAATCGGGTAATTGCCACCCTCAGAGAAGTTAACAATTCTCACTAGACGGACCCCCAACTCATCGGCCAACTTGTCAGCCTGAACCTTGGCGTCAGTAATAGCTTTGGTGCGAGCTTCCAACTTCAAGGTATCTTCCTTATCCACTTTGAAGGTAAGCCCGCTTACATTCTGAACACCGAGACCGCCAAGACCACTTAGGATTTTGCCGGCATTAGCAATCTCCTTAATTTTTACCTCAAAGCCTTGGCTGACTTCATAACCACTCAAGACTTGTCGGCCGTAAATGTTCACATCCGATTTAACATAATCGTACCGAGGTGAAATGCTGTAATAAGTTGTTTTAATGTCCGACTCTTCAATCCCTGATTTTTTCAGAAAGTCGACAGCCGAATTTCCAAGTTTGGTCGCATCTTTTTGAGCATCCGAGACATTCATTTTAAGTCCGGTGACTGAAAAAGAAACTGACGCTGTATCCGGAATCGCCACAACCTCGCCTTTGCCATTTACAGTAATCGTGGTTTGGGCTGGCACTTCGCGACCGATATAACCATAACTTTTAATCTCACTTACCGTTTTAGCCAACAAGAAAAGCGCGAGCAAAATCAGAGCCGTAGCCACCGCTTTTTTAACGCAGCCATGACCAGAAACGCAACACATTTTTTGATTATCTTTATTATCCATATGATTAAATTAGCTATTAATATTTTTGATTCTTAGATTATACCTGGCGGACAGAATTTTGCATCTTGTAGGCCATTAGTAAATTTTCAAACAATGCTGCCACAGTCATTGGCCCAACCCCGCCGGGCACGGGTGAGATGGCGGAAACCAGACCCTCCGCCTGTTTAAAATCAACATCACCAACCAACTTGGCCCCGGAAATTTCTTCAGCCAATTTATCGCCAGAGACTGAATTAACGCCGACATCAACTACGACCTGACCTTTTCGCAAATAACTCGCGTCAACCCTTTGAGCTTTGCCAATTGCCACGACCAGAATATCCGCCCAACTTGTCACCTCCTTAGGTTTTTCGGTTTGAGTATGCACAACTTTTACCTCCGCACCTTTAAGCGCGAGCAACTTAGCAGTCGGGCCGCCAACCAAGGCCGAACGCCCCATGACGGTCACTCTCTTGCCGACAACTGAAATTTGGTAGTACTCCAATAACTCAAAAATTCCTCTGGCTGTGGCAGGGATTAATCTCGGCTGACCATCGGCTAAAAATTTTTGATTCGAGGTTGTCAGGCCATCAACATCTTTTAACGGGTCGATTGTGTCGATGACTTCCTGCCGATTTAAACTCGAAGGTAGCGGGATTTGGATAATGACGCCGTGGACCGTCCGATCGGAATTTAAACTCCTAATTTTGGCAATGATTTCTGACTGAACCGCCGATTCAGGAAAATTAAAAATTTTGACTCGCGCTCCAATTTTCTCACCAAAAATTTTTTTCTGCTTGATGTAAGCGGTCGAGCGAGAATCATTACCAACCTGAAGAATCGCCAACAGCGGTTTGTCAGCAAGTTTTTCAATTTCTTCGGTCAAACTGAGAGCAATTTGATCGCGAACCGTTCGGCCATAAAGTATCTTTGGCATACCGGCTATTATAGCCTAAGACCGAAAAAGATTAACCGTTCGGGAAATTTCTTCACAGATACCGTCAATACATTGGTATTCCTTAACCTCGTCCTCGTTTACCCATGCAAACTCTGTAAAACCACCTTTTTCCGGGACAACTTCCCCGCCCCTATATTTAGCAGCAAATTTTACCAAAACTACCGGGGTTTCATCCGGCCGAATAAAAGCGACGCTGTTTGAGTAATGAAGTTCTTTTTCGATTTCTACTCCGGCTTCTTCGAGCGATTCACGCGCCAGCAAATCTTCAACGGAATTTTCAAAATCCAAAACCTCGCCATTTAATCTGGTCGGCTTACCAATCGGCAAATCACGCCACTCTAATTTGCCACCCGGCACTCCCCAGCGACCCGGGTGGACTTTTTCCCTCTCATCCCTCTTCAAGATCAAGCAACGTCCATCGCTCTCGCGATAAATAACCACATTCGCGACAAAATAAAAGAGTTTGTCCTTCTTGGCGTTATCCAAACTGATTTTTGAAGCCAGCATTTTAATTCGTTTTTAGAAATTTGGCTAAAACCGGGCCGACCAACTTAACCATAATATAGGCTGTGATAATGCCTAAAATTGCCCCAGCCAAAATGTCCGAGGGATAATGGACTCCGGCCGCGATTCGAGCAACACCAATAACCGCCGCCAAGACAAAAAGCCAGTTGCCGGCGCGTGGGTTGTAAAAATAGACAGCCGCCGCCAGAGCGAAAAAGAAGATAGTGTGACCAGACGGAAAAGAATAGGAACTCTCAGAAAACAACTTAGATACGCTGTGATATACAAACGGCCGTGGTCGATGATAAAAGAGTCGAATTATTTCCGCCACCCCGAAACGAGCGACCAAACCGCTAAATAAGGCCATCGTCCCAACCTGTAGACGCAAGCCCACTTCAGCCTTTGAACGCCA of the Candidatus Paceibacterota bacterium genome contains:
- the nusG gene encoding transcription termination/antitermination protein NusG, with the protein product MAKQLQTGERSWYAIHTYAGYENAVARNLKQRIESLGMEDRIFNVLVPTEKKIKIKGGKRVEEDEKIYPGYILVDMIVTDDSWYVVRNTPRVTGFVGSGVYPVPLEKKEVDELFRRMNTDVVKHNIDLSIDDAIIIADGPFKDLEGKVSEIDEARGKVKVLVSMFGRETPVELDFLQIKKI
- the secE gene encoding preprotein translocase subunit SecE, whose amino-acid sequence is MGFLNYIKETRGEMKHVAWPTRKQAITFTIVVIAISALVAILLGVFDFIFSSGLARLLIR
- a CDS encoding SIMPL domain-containing protein (The SIMPL domain is named for its presence in mouse protein SIMPL (signalling molecule that associates with mouse pelle-like kinase). Bacterial member BP26, from Brucella, was shown to assemble into a channel-like structure, while YggE from E. coli has been associated with resistance to oxidative stress.) encodes the protein MDNKDNQKMCCVSGHGCVKKAVATALILLALFLLAKTVSEIKSYGYIGREVPAQTTITVNGKGEVVAIPDTASVSFSVTGLKMNVSDAQKDATKLGNSAVDFLKKSGIEESDIKTTYYSISPRYDYVKSDVNIYGRQVLSGYEVSQGFEVKIKEIANAGKILSGLGGLGVQNVSGLTFKVDKEDTLKLEARTKAITDAKVQADKLADELGVRLVRIVNFSEGGNYPIYYSKSEAMGMGGDVVSAPSVPVGKNTITSNVMITYEIR
- a CDS encoding bifunctional 5,10-methylenetetrahydrofolate dehydrogenase/5,10-methenyltetrahydrofolate cyclohydrolase, whose product is MPKILYGRTVRDQIALSLTEEIEKLADKPLLAILQVGNDSRSTAYIKQKKIFGEKIGARVKIFNFPESAVQSEIIAKIRSLNSDRTVHGVIIQIPLPSSLNRQEVIDTIDPLKDVDGLTTSNQKFLADGQPRLIPATARGIFELLEYYQISVVGKRVTVMGRSALVGGPTAKLLALKGAEVKVVHTQTEKPKEVTSWADILVVAIGKAQRVDASYLRKGQVVVDVGVNSVSGDKLAEEISGAKLVGDVDFKQAEGLVSAISPVPGGVGPMTVAALFENLLMAYKMQNSVRQV
- a CDS encoding NUDIX domain-containing protein encodes the protein MLASKISLDNAKKDKLFYFVANVVIYRESDGRCLILKRDEREKVHPGRWGVPGGKLEWRDLPIGKPTRLNGEVLDFENSVEDLLARESLEEAGVEIEKELHYSNSVAFIRPDETPVVLVKFAAKYRGGEVVPEKGGFTEFAWVNEDEVKEYQCIDGICEEISRTVNLFRS
- a CDS encoding phosphatase PAP2 family protein, yielding MQTIYNFDLKVFSALNGSAGMGSVADGVIVFLANYLPYFVVAGLLFWLWRSKAEVGLRLQVGTMALFSGLVARFGVAEIIRLFYHRPRPFVYHSVSKLFSESSYSFPSGHTIFFFALAAAVYFYNPRAGNWLFVLAAVIGVARIAAGVHYPSDILAGAILGIITAYIMVKLVGPVLAKFLKTN